Below is a genomic region from bacterium.
ACATGGAGCAAGAGACACAACGTCTGTTAGATCGTCTCAAGATTGACATCTCCTCCGTGCGTTCGAAAGTGGAGAAGCTGTCCGGTGGTCAGCGTCAGGCGGTGGCCATTGCTCGCGCGACAGCTTTTGATAACAAGGTCACCATTATGGACGAGCCCACGGCGGCTTTGAGCGTGGCGGCCATTAGTAAGGTACTCGATTTAGTGCGGGAGCTCAAGGCACAGGGCTCTTCGATTATCATAATCAGTCACCGCTTGGAAGATATCTACCAGGTTAGCGACCGAATGATGGTGCTGCGCCACGGTTGCAAGGTCTGTGACACTCCCGTTACCGGCGATATTGACGATTTCCGCGAGCGCGTGGTGGCCTACATAATCGGCGCACGTGATGATTTTGCCGAAAAAGTGAATAAGGAGTCAAATAATATGCAAAAGCAGGACCAAAATGTCGTTCATTAAAGATATAAATAAAATATTGCGAGAGAATATTCGTGAATGGGGTATGTATATTGCCTTATTGGTTATCATGGTCTTCTTCACCATCACGACGGAAGGCGTCTTTATTTCGTCGAGAAACATAGGCAATCTAATAAATCAGACAGGCTATATAGCAGTATTAGCGATTGGTATGACGTTGGTCATTATCATTCGGCATATAGATCTGTCGGTTGGTTATCTTTCAGGCTTCCTCGGCGCGGTAGCGGCAACCGCTATGGTATCCTGGCACCTGTCTGTATATACGAGCATACCGATTGTAGTAGTACTCGGAATTCTAGCAGGAATTCTCACCGCTTTCCTGGTAGCACAGATGAAAATTCCAGCTTTCGTAGCAACACTTGCCGGGTGGTTAGGTTACAGAGGAGCACTACAGCTTACAACGATGAGCAAAGGCACGATAGTTATCCCGAATGACACTTTTAATGCCATAGGCAACGGATATATTCCCGACATCCCCAATATCGGGATCTTACCCGGAATACATAAAGTAACACTTATCCTCGGAGTTCTGGTCATTCTATTTTTCATCATAAAAGCGATAAACAACCGCAGAAAGATGCGATCCTACAACATTGAAGTATTGCCGATGTATTTATTCATCATTAAATGGGTATTCATATCGGTTTTGATTGGGAGTATCACCTGGGTACTCGCAGGATATAGAGGTCTATCATGGACTGCTGTGGTCGTATTGATTGTGGTTTTAGTCTATAATTTCATTATGTCGCGGACAGTGCTCGGTAGACATATTTATGCTGTCGGTGGAAATCCAGAGGCGGCTGAGTTGAGCGGCATCAGTGTAAAGAAAATAACCTATGTGGTTTTTGGTTCGATGGGTATGCTTGCGGCTTTTTCAGGCATATTATTCGCATCCCGTTTTAAGTCCGCCACAACGACAGCGGGAACCCTATTTGAATTGGATGCAATCGCAGCGGCTTTTGTCGGTGGTGTATCAGCATCCGGCGGCGTTGGTAAAGTAACAGGATCAATCATCGGTG
It encodes:
- a CDS encoding sugar ABC transporter ATP-binding protein, with the translated sequence MEQETQRLLDRLKIDISSVRSKVEKLSGGQRQAVAIARATAFDNKVTIMDEPTAALSVAAISKVLDLVRELKAQGSSIIIISHRLEDIYQVSDRMMVLRHGCKVCDTPVTGDIDDFRERVVAYIIGARDDFAEKVNKESNNMQKQDQNVVH
- a CDS encoding sugar ABC transporter permease — protein: MSFIKDINKILRENIREWGMYIALLVIMVFFTITTEGVFISSRNIGNLINQTGYIAVLAIGMTLVIIIRHIDLSVGYLSGFLGAVAATAMVSWHLSVYTSIPIVVVLGILAGILTAFLVAQMKIPAFVATLAGWLGYRGALQLTTMSKGTIVIPNDTFNAIGNGYIPDIPNIGILPGIHKVTLILGVLVILFFIIKAINNRRKMRSYNIEVLPMYLFIIKWVFISVLIGSITWVLAGYRGLSWTAVVVLIVVLVYNFIMSRTVLGRHIYAVGGNPEAAELSGISVKKITYVVFGSMGMLAAFSGILFASRFKSATTTAGTLFELDAIAAAFVGGVSASGGVGKVTGSIIGALVMMSLTNGMNLMGIDISYQYIVRALVLVAAVVFDVATHNRKK